In one window of Mauremys reevesii isolate NIE-2019 linkage group 22, ASM1616193v1, whole genome shotgun sequence DNA:
- the SYT3 gene encoding synaptotagmin-3, which yields MSGDYEEDVCRGALTLLKELCFSLRALEQHEKCLEFTDLLRNRGHPPPTDSDISVSLLSVIVTFCGIVLLGVSLFVSWKLCWIPWRDKGASLAPRKDHGLHGHLHHSPYGDLLVERVELGPEMPERSYLDMDSYPEATLKLSQTSPDLPVEGQVGPKEGGGGGMPNAHSHQQVATLAPAPRYNTLPRPLTQQLSSPEVVGHGGEDKPEQATSIGQIKPELYKQRAGEAEHRKAEGPPCGRICFALRYAYASEQLVVKILRALDLPAKDANGFSDPYVKMYLLPDRKKKFQTKVHRKTLNPIFNETFNFNVPFAELPGRKLHFSVYDFDRFSRHDLIGQVVLDNLLEMAERDEEAPIWRDILEGSSEKADLGEVNFSLCYLPTAGRLTVTIIRASNLKAMDLTGFSDPYVKASLMCEGRRLKKRKTSIKKNTLNPSYNEALVFDIPHESAEHVSLTITVMDYDCIGHNEVIGMCRVGSDAEGPGREHWAEMLANPRKPIEHWHQLVEEKTLNSYISKSAQRDKPSIVVQSVPSD from the exons ATGTCAGGTGACTACGAGGAGGACGTGTGTCGCGGTGCGCTCACCCTGCTCAAGGAGCTCTGCTTCTCCCTGCGAGCGCTGGAGCAACACGAGAAATGCCTGGAGTTCACCGACCTGCTGCGCAACCGGGGGCACCCCCCGCCCACCGACTCGG ACATCTCCGTCAGCCTGCTCTCCGTCATCGTCACCTTCTGCGGCATCGTGCTGCTCGGCGTCTCGCTCTTCGTCTCCTGGAAGCTCTGCTGGATCCCCTGGCGGGACAAGGGGGCCTCGCTGGCGCCGCGCAAGGACCACGGCCTCCACGGCCACCTGCACCACTCGCCCTACGGCGACCTGCTGGTGGAGCGGGTCGAGCTGGGCCCCGAGATGCCCGAACGCTCCTACCTCGACATGGACTCCTACCCCGAGGCCACCCTCAAGCTGAGCCAGACCTCGCCCGACCTGCCGGTGGAGGGGCAGGTCGGCCCTAAggagggcggcggcggcggcatgCCCAACGCACACTCCCACCAGCAGGTGGCCACCCTGGCGCCTGCCCCCAG GTACAACACGCTGCCGCGCCCCTTGACCCAGCAGCTCTCCAGCCCGGAGGTGGTTGGCCACGGTGGGGAGGACAAGCCGGAGCAGGCCACCAGCATCGGTCAGATCAAGCCGGAGCTGTACAAGCAGCGGGCGGGCGAGGCGGAGCACCGGAAGGCGGAGGGTCCTCCCTGCGGGCGCATCTGCTTCGCCCTGCGCTACGCCTACGCCTCGGAGCAGCTGGTGGTGAAGATCCTGCGGGCACTGGACCTGCCGGCCAAGGACGCCAACGGCTTCTCCGACCCCTACGTCAAGATGTACCTGCTGCCCGACCGCAAGAAGAAGTTCCAGACCAAGGTGCACCGCAAGACGCTCAACCCCATCTTCAACGAGACCTTCAACTTCAACGTCCCCTTCGCCGAGCTGCCGGGACGCAAGCTGCACTTCAGCGTCTACGACTTCGACCGCTTCTCCCGCCACGACCTCATCGGGCAGGTGGTGCTGGACAACTTGCTGGAGATGGCGGAGCGGGATGAGGAGGCGCCCATCTGGAGGGATATCCTGGAGGGCAGCTCG gaGAAGGCCGACCTGGGGGAGGTGAATTTCTCCCTCTGTTACCTGCCCACCGCCGGCCGCCTGACCGTGACCATCATCCGGGCCTCCAACCTCAAAGCCATGGACCTGACCGGCTTCTCAG ACCCCTACGTCAAGGCCTCGCTCATGTGCGAGGGGCGGCGGCTGAAGAAGCGCAAGACGTCCATCAAGAAGAACACGCTGAACCCCAGCTACAACGAGGCCCTCGTCTTCGACATCCCGCACGAGAGCGCCGAGCACGTCAGCCTCACCATCACCGTCATGGACTACGACTG CATCGGGCACAACGAGGTGATCGGGATGTGCCGGGTGGGGAGCGACGCcgaggggccgggccgggagcaCTGGGCCGAGATGTTGGCCAACCCCCGCAAACCCATCGAGCACTGGCACCAGCTGGTGGAg GAGAAAACCCTCAACAGCTACATCTCCAAGAGCGCCCAGCGCGACAAGCCCAGCATCGTCGTGCAGAGTGTCCCATCGGACTAG